GTTTGAATACGTAAAGCTTGTACAAATGCTTTGACGCCTGTTAATTCTTCGGCAAGTTGTTTAAATTCTGTTAAATCCTTAAAAACTGCTACCGCCCCGACTGTTTTCCCTTTTACAAAAATCGGGATACGATTACTTAAAATACTATGATTGTTTACGTAAATTTCTTGGTTATATACAGCAAGCCCACTCTCGACAATTTCAGGTAACCTTGTGTCAGGCAGTACATCAAAAATATTTTTTCCAATATATTTTTCAGGATTACCACCCACACCTAAAATACGGCCTGCCTTTTGATTGAAAATCGTAATCACCATATTGTTATCTACTGCAATAATTCCTTCATGCATTGCATTAAACGTTTCAGTCCGCTCGACATACACTTTTGCAATTTCAATTGGTTCCAGCCCGAACATTTGACGTTTTATATGCCGCCCTAATAAATGTGCACCCCAAATACTAAAAAGGAAAGACAATAGAACTGCCAAAATAATTTCATTTGTATTTTCAGCAAGAATATTCCAAAATGTTGGCAATGCAAATCCTACAACGACAACCCCTACTTGTTTTTTTTGCTCGTTTAAAATTGGTACAAATGCCCGAATTGTCTTGCCTTGTTCTCCAATTGCTTTTGAAATATAATAATTTTCATTAAATGCAGCATGCATATCCGATGAGTTACTTTTTTTACCTAGTTGGTTCGGAGATGGATGCGATAATTTAATACGATCCATATTCATGACAACAATATATTCCGCTTTATTAATAATTTTGATATCGTGAACAATTTGGGTAATCATCGTTTGTGCCAATTGTAAATCCTGCTCTTCAAGCTGCTTTTGAATTTCCGGCAAATCGGAAATGGTCCGGGCAATCAGCATAGCACGGCTACCTACCGTTTCTTCATGTTCCCGTGTTAGATTGCTTAACAATAATATTCCTGCTACGAAAAAGGAGAATGCAATAATGAAAAAGGTAAGCAGCACAATTTTTCCGTTCATTGATAATTGTTTCATTTTCATTTTGTGCCTCCTTTTTTGCTATATAATATAACAAACTTCGAAGTATGTGGAGATTTTCTACAACATTCAAAAAATTCCAATGTAAATGAGGGAATCCTATTGCGCCTTTATATCATAACCGCTATCGTTGCAGCTTTATTGTTAATCATTACGATCTCCTACCGTTTCGACGTGTGGAATTCAAACGATTTACCTTACGACGATGAGCAAGTTGGGCTTAATGACCAAATTGTAATTAACTTTAGTCACGTTGTAGCTGAAAATACACCAAAAGGGCTTGCGGTTAATAAGTTTGCTGAACTAGTTAAAGAAAAATCGGATGGCGAAATCATTGTGCAAACTTATCCTAACGGTATTTTATACAATGATGAAAACGAATTAGCCGCCTTACAAAAAGGTGATATTCAAATGATTGCACCTACGATTTCAAAAATCACGGAAGCACTTCCAACATGGCAAGTTCTTGACCTGCCATTTATTTTTGAAAATGACGAACAAGTATATGAAATACTGCATGGCGATCTTAGTGATTCCTTACTGCAAGAGCTAGACAGCATTAATGTACATGGTTTGACATTCTGGCATAACGGCTTTAAACAGATGGCTTCCAATACAAAACCACTCCTTGAGGTTGATCAGTTTAAAGATCTCAAAATCCGTATCATGCCAAGTGATATACTAAAAGAACAGTTTTTATTATTAAAAGCAAAGCCGATTTTAAAAACTTTCAATGATTTATACATCGCGATTCAAAATAACGAAATCATTGCCCAAGAAAATACACTTTCAAATTTATATTCAAAGGGCTATTATTCAATGCAACCGAATATTACCTTATCGAATCACGGCATACTTGCTTACAGTGTAATGATGAACGCCGATTTTTGGAAATTGCTTACTGACGACCAGCAAAAAATAATTCAAGATTCACTTGATGAAATGCAGCGCTGGCAACATGATCAGGCAGTCGCATTAAATGCAGAAAACTACCAGCAGCTAAAAGCAGACGAGAATATTCAGTTTTATACTATTTCAGAACAGCAACGTAAACAATGGATGGAAGCATTACAGCCTATTTATAGCTCCTATGAAAAAATAAGTAATAAAGATTTCCTGACACAGCTTCGTGAAGAAATTCAGGATATAAACAATTGAACAAAATAAACAATATTCGACTACTTATGAAAATAAGTAGTTTTTCTTTTTGTTATAGTACAAAAACTTCAAGTCTTATAACAGTATTATAACAAAGCAAACCCTTGCTATATCAATATTTCAGATCATTGCAGTAAAAATTGACCAAAATGAACGATATGTTTTTTATCAACAAAATAAATATTCCGAATAATCCTACGTTATTATTGCAAATGTAAACGTTATCATAGATAAATCAGAGGGGGAAGCGAAATTGAAATTACTAAAAAATCTAACAGTCCAAGTAATTATCGCCATCATTCTTGGCGTTATCGTCGGTGCATTTTGGCCAGAATTCGGCGCAAGCCTTAAAATTTTAGCTGACTTATTTATTAAATTAATTAAAATGTTAATCGCTCCAATTATCTTCTTAACGGTTGTTATTGGTATTGGTGGCATGGGTGATATGAAAAAGGTTGGTAAAATCGGTGGTAAAGCATTACTTTACTTCGAAATTGTATCAACAATCGCTCTTGCACTTGGTATTATGGTAGCTGTTGTCATAAATGCAGGGGCTGGAATCGATACATCTAAAGCGGGCGAAACGGATATTTCGAAATATACAACTGCTGCTGAAGAAAATAGTGAAGCTGGTTTGAGCGGATTCATTTACGATATTATTCCTGAAAATTTTGTCGGTGCATTAGCTGAGGGTGCTTTACTTCCAACTTTATTTGCTGCTGTACTATTCGGTATTGCTGTAGCATCTTTAGGCGAAAAAACACGTCCTGTAATAACATTTTTTGAACAAGTATCTGAAATTTTCTTCAAAATCGTTGGGATTGTAATGAAATTCTCTCCTATCGGTGCGTTCGGTGCAATGGCTTACACAATTGGTAATTTCGGTTTAGGTTCTTTAAAATCCCTTGGTCTTTTAATGGCCGCAGTATATATTACAATGTTCCTGTTTGTTATAGTCGTGCTAGGCTTAATTGCGAAATACTTTAACTTCAACATTTTCCGCTTCATTGCCTATATTAAAGAAGAAATTT
This window of the Solibacillus isronensis genome carries:
- a CDS encoding ATP-binding protein — encoded protein: MKQLSMNGKIVLLTFFIIAFSFFVAGILLLSNLTREHEETVGSRAMLIARTISDLPEIQKQLEEQDLQLAQTMITQIVHDIKIINKAEYIVVMNMDRIKLSHPSPNQLGKKSNSSDMHAAFNENYYISKAIGEQGKTIRAFVPILNEQKKQVGVVVVGFALPTFWNILAENTNEIILAVLLSFLFSIWGAHLLGRHIKRQMFGLEPIEIAKVYVERTETFNAMHEGIIAVDNNMVITIFNQKAGRILGVGGNPEKYIGKNIFDVLPDTRLPEIVESGLAVYNQEIYVNNHSILSNRIPIFVKGKTVGAVAVFKDLTEFKQLAEELTGVKAFVQALRIQTHEYKNKLHTIAGLLQLGHNKQALDYLSQVKMQHDQVTKFLNERIYNENISGLLLSKISRGNELGIEVTIDEESQLTRFPELLDHHDFVLLFGNLIENAFDALTVVERNHKEVVISIDDNDGILAIMVTDNGIGISEENLEQIFESGFSTKNNENRGIGLYLVNEIVKKGNGAIEISSEVNTGTTFILTFEY
- a CDS encoding DctP family TRAP transporter solute-binding subunit, translated to MRLYIITAIVAALLLIITISYRFDVWNSNDLPYDDEQVGLNDQIVINFSHVVAENTPKGLAVNKFAELVKEKSDGEIIVQTYPNGILYNDENELAALQKGDIQMIAPTISKITEALPTWQVLDLPFIFENDEQVYEILHGDLSDSLLQELDSINVHGLTFWHNGFKQMASNTKPLLEVDQFKDLKIRIMPSDILKEQFLLLKAKPILKTFNDLYIAIQNNEIIAQENTLSNLYSKGYYSMQPNITLSNHGILAYSVMMNADFWKLLTDDQQKIIQDSLDEMQRWQHDQAVALNAENYQQLKADENIQFYTISEQQRKQWMEALQPIYSSYEKISNKDFLTQLREEIQDINN
- the dctA gene encoding C4-dicarboxylate transporter DctA, with the protein product MKLLKNLTVQVIIAIILGVIVGAFWPEFGASLKILADLFIKLIKMLIAPIIFLTVVIGIGGMGDMKKVGKIGGKALLYFEIVSTIALALGIMVAVVINAGAGIDTSKAGETDISKYTTAAEENSEAGLSGFIYDIIPENFVGALAEGALLPTLFAAVLFGIAVASLGEKTRPVITFFEQVSEIFFKIVGIVMKFSPIGAFGAMAYTIGNFGLGSLKSLGLLMAAVYITMFLFVIVVLGLIAKYFNFNIFRFIAYIKEEIFIVIGTSSSESALPAMMRKLENYGCGKQVVGLVVPTGYSFNLDGTSIYLSMAALFIAQAYGVDLSWLEIITLLGVLMITSKGAAGVTGSGFITLAATLAAFPMVPLEGIALLIGVDRFMSEARAVTNIIGNGVACVVVAKSENDFDEEMAAKAIPVRN